A portion of the Chelonia mydas isolate rCheMyd1 chromosome 23, rCheMyd1.pri.v2, whole genome shotgun sequence genome contains these proteins:
- the C23H19orf47 gene encoding uncharacterized protein C19orf47 homolog isoform X3, with amino-acid sequence MGYSCSVNASDGILPASFVKHSCLNNMLLHCRLFTNVIARPRRGLSGFPTMVSVTMATSEWIQFFKEAGIPPGPAVNYAVMFVDNRIQKNMLLDLNKEIMNELGITVVGDIIAILKHAKVVYRQEMCKAATESVSSHQPSAQSERRRSAASAATRMIANSLSRDSPPATPVRRPDTNTSKISVTVSNKMAVKNAKAALCDPADESLVGPVKRRRVTAEMEGKYIINMPKGTTPRTKKILEQQAAKGVPRTSVFDRLGAEMKADTTTGNKPTGVFSRLGDALEAEEDKATESDDDCSVLQYAGVLKKLSKPLRKESAKPGVTIKAKATSSEAKPAVTTIRRLGNKSTSLAAKEKKPESASKVSVVQRLGKPALPTEAQDSSVTSTKNKAEPQFRVTLKRTLGSAKVSSTSEIYSAQMDNTGTVSVFKRLGKKAN; translated from the exons ATGGGCTATTCTTGTTCCGTGAATGCCAGCGATGGAATTCTGCCTGCGTCATTTGTGAAGCACAGTTGCCTTAATAATATGTTGCTTCATTGCAGGCTTTTCACCAACGTGATAGCCAGGCCCCGCCGGGGTCTTTCTGGATTTCCCACAATGGTGTCAGTTACAATGG CTACATCTGAGTGGATTCAGTTTTTTAAGGAAGCTGGGATTCCTCCAGGCCCTGCTGTCAACTATGCGGTTATGTTTGTGGATAACAG AATCCAGAAGAACATGCTGCTGGACCTGAACAAGGAGATCATGAATGAGCTAGGGATCACGGTGGTGGGGGATATTATCGCTATCCTCAAGCACGCCAAAGTTGTTTACAGACAG GAGATGTGCAAGGCAGCTACTGAATCGGTGTCCTCCCACCAGCCAAGTGCGCAGTCCGAGCGCCGCAGGAGCGCCGCCAGCG CTGCCACCCGTATGATCGCTAACAGTTTAAGCCGAGATTCGCCACCTGCTACCCCTGTCCGAAGACCCGACACCAATACGTCCAAAATCTCTGTTACTGTGTCCAACAAAATGGCTGTGAAGAACGCAAAAGCAG CTTTGTGCGATCCAGCGGACGAGAGCCTGGTGGGCCCGGTGAAGCGGCGGCGAGTTACAGCGGAGATGGAAGGGAAGTACATCATCAACATGCCAAAAGGTACCACGCCCAGGACTAAGAAAATCCTGGAACAGCAGGCAGCAAAAG GTGTACCCAGGACGTCTGTGTTTGACCGGCTGGGAGCTGAGATGAAGGCAGACACAACCACTGGGAATAAG CCTACAGGGGTCTTCAGCCGACTAGGGGACGCACTGGAGGCAGAGGAGGATAAAGCCACAGAGAGCGACGATGACTGCTCCGTCCTGCAGTATGCTGGGGTCCTGAAGAAGCTCTCCAAGCCTTTACGCAAGGAAAGTGCCAAACCAGGAGTAACCATCAAAGCAAAAGCCACGAGCTCGGAGGCAAAACCAGCTGTGACGACCATTCGGCgacttggcaacaagagcactaGCCTGGCAGCGAAGGAAAAGAAGCCGGAATCAGCGTCCAAAGTCAGTGTCGTACAGAGACTGGGCAAGCCCGCGCTGCCCACTGaggcccaggacagcagtgtcaCCAGCACGAAGAACAAAGCTGAGCCGCAATTCAGGGTCACTCTAAAGAGGACTTTGGGTAGCGCTAAGGTAAGCAGCACCAGCGAAATCTATAGTGCTCAGATGGACAATACAGGGACTGTTAGTGTCTTTAAAAGACTGGGCAAGAAGGCAAACTGA
- the C23H19orf47 gene encoding uncharacterized protein C19orf47 homolog isoform X4: MVSVTMATSEWIQFFKEAGIPPGPAVNYAVMFVDNRIQKNMLLDLNKEIMNELGITVVGDIIAILKHAKVVYRQEMCKAATESVSSHQPSAQSERRRSAASAATRMIANSLSRDSPPATPVRRPDTNTSKISVTVSNKMAVKNAKAALCDPADESLVGPVKRRRVTAEMEGKYIINMPKGVPRTSVFDRLGAEMKADTTTGNKPTGVFSRLGDALEAEEDKATESDDDCSVLQYAGVLKKLSKPLRKESAKPGVTIKAKATSSEAKPAVTTIRRLGNKSTSLAAKEKKPESASKVSVVQRLGKPALPTEAQDSSVTSTKNKAEPQFRVTLKRTLGSAKVSSTSEIYSAQMDNTGTVSVFKRLGKKAN; this comes from the exons ATGGTGTCAGTTACAATGG CTACATCTGAGTGGATTCAGTTTTTTAAGGAAGCTGGGATTCCTCCAGGCCCTGCTGTCAACTATGCGGTTATGTTTGTGGATAACAG AATCCAGAAGAACATGCTGCTGGACCTGAACAAGGAGATCATGAATGAGCTAGGGATCACGGTGGTGGGGGATATTATCGCTATCCTCAAGCACGCCAAAGTTGTTTACAGACAG GAGATGTGCAAGGCAGCTACTGAATCGGTGTCCTCCCACCAGCCAAGTGCGCAGTCCGAGCGCCGCAGGAGCGCCGCCAGCG CTGCCACCCGTATGATCGCTAACAGTTTAAGCCGAGATTCGCCACCTGCTACCCCTGTCCGAAGACCCGACACCAATACGTCCAAAATCTCTGTTACTGTGTCCAACAAAATGGCTGTGAAGAACGCAAAAGCAG CTTTGTGCGATCCAGCGGACGAGAGCCTGGTGGGCCCGGTGAAGCGGCGGCGAGTTACAGCGGAGATGGAAGGGAAGTACATCATCAACATGCCAAAAG GTGTACCCAGGACGTCTGTGTTTGACCGGCTGGGAGCTGAGATGAAGGCAGACACAACCACTGGGAATAAG CCTACAGGGGTCTTCAGCCGACTAGGGGACGCACTGGAGGCAGAGGAGGATAAAGCCACAGAGAGCGACGATGACTGCTCCGTCCTGCAGTATGCTGGGGTCCTGAAGAAGCTCTCCAAGCCTTTACGCAAGGAAAGTGCCAAACCAGGAGTAACCATCAAAGCAAAAGCCACGAGCTCGGAGGCAAAACCAGCTGTGACGACCATTCGGCgacttggcaacaagagcactaGCCTGGCAGCGAAGGAAAAGAAGCCGGAATCAGCGTCCAAAGTCAGTGTCGTACAGAGACTGGGCAAGCCCGCGCTGCCCACTGaggcccaggacagcagtgtcaCCAGCACGAAGAACAAAGCTGAGCCGCAATTCAGGGTCACTCTAAAGAGGACTTTGGGTAGCGCTAAGGTAAGCAGCACCAGCGAAATCTATAGTGCTCAGATGGACAATACAGGGACTGTTAGTGTCTTTAAAAGACTGGGCAAGAAGGCAAACTGA
- the C23H19orf47 gene encoding uncharacterized protein C19orf47 homolog isoform X2, with the protein MVSVTMATSEWIQFFKEAGIPPGPAVNYAVMFVDNRIQKNMLLDLNKEIMNELGITVVGDIIAILKHAKVVYRQEMCKAATESVSSHQPSAQSERRRSAASAATRMIANSLSRDSPPATPVRRPDTNTSKISVTVSNKMAVKNAKAALCDPADESLVGPVKRRRVTAEMEGKYIINMPKGTTPRTKKILEQQAAKGVPRTSVFDRLGAEMKADTTTGNKPTGVFSRLGDALEAEEDKATESDDDCSVLQYAGVLKKLSKPLRKESAKPGVTIKAKATSSEAKPAVTTIRRLGNKSTSLAAKEKKPESASKVSVVQRLGKPALPTEAQDSSVTSTKNKAEPQFRVTLKRTLGSAKVSSTSEIYSAQMDNTGTVSVFKRLGKKAN; encoded by the exons ATGGTGTCAGTTACAATGG CTACATCTGAGTGGATTCAGTTTTTTAAGGAAGCTGGGATTCCTCCAGGCCCTGCTGTCAACTATGCGGTTATGTTTGTGGATAACAG AATCCAGAAGAACATGCTGCTGGACCTGAACAAGGAGATCATGAATGAGCTAGGGATCACGGTGGTGGGGGATATTATCGCTATCCTCAAGCACGCCAAAGTTGTTTACAGACAG GAGATGTGCAAGGCAGCTACTGAATCGGTGTCCTCCCACCAGCCAAGTGCGCAGTCCGAGCGCCGCAGGAGCGCCGCCAGCG CTGCCACCCGTATGATCGCTAACAGTTTAAGCCGAGATTCGCCACCTGCTACCCCTGTCCGAAGACCCGACACCAATACGTCCAAAATCTCTGTTACTGTGTCCAACAAAATGGCTGTGAAGAACGCAAAAGCAG CTTTGTGCGATCCAGCGGACGAGAGCCTGGTGGGCCCGGTGAAGCGGCGGCGAGTTACAGCGGAGATGGAAGGGAAGTACATCATCAACATGCCAAAAGGTACCACGCCCAGGACTAAGAAAATCCTGGAACAGCAGGCAGCAAAAG GTGTACCCAGGACGTCTGTGTTTGACCGGCTGGGAGCTGAGATGAAGGCAGACACAACCACTGGGAATAAG CCTACAGGGGTCTTCAGCCGACTAGGGGACGCACTGGAGGCAGAGGAGGATAAAGCCACAGAGAGCGACGATGACTGCTCCGTCCTGCAGTATGCTGGGGTCCTGAAGAAGCTCTCCAAGCCTTTACGCAAGGAAAGTGCCAAACCAGGAGTAACCATCAAAGCAAAAGCCACGAGCTCGGAGGCAAAACCAGCTGTGACGACCATTCGGCgacttggcaacaagagcactaGCCTGGCAGCGAAGGAAAAGAAGCCGGAATCAGCGTCCAAAGTCAGTGTCGTACAGAGACTGGGCAAGCCCGCGCTGCCCACTGaggcccaggacagcagtgtcaCCAGCACGAAGAACAAAGCTGAGCCGCAATTCAGGGTCACTCTAAAGAGGACTTTGGGTAGCGCTAAGGTAAGCAGCACCAGCGAAATCTATAGTGCTCAGATGGACAATACAGGGACTGTTAGTGTCTTTAAAAGACTGGGCAAGAAGGCAAACTGA
- the C23H19orf47 gene encoding uncharacterized protein C19orf47 homolog isoform X6: MVSVTMATSEWIQFFKEAGIPPGPAVNYAVMFVDNRIQKNMLLDLNKEIMNELGITVVGDIIAILKHAKVVYRQEMCKAATESVSSHQPSAQSERRRSAASAATRMIANSLSRDSPPATPVRRPDTNTSKISVTVSNKMAVKNAKAALCDPADESLVGPVKRRRVTAEMEGKYIINMPKGTTPRTKKILEQQAAKGVPRTSVFDRLGAEMKADTTTGNKPTGVFSRLGDALEAEEDKATESDDDCSVLQYAGVLKKLSKPLRKESAKPGVTIKAKATSSEAKPAVTTIRRLGNKSTSLAAKEKKPESASKVSVVQRLGKPALPTEAQDSSVTSTKNKAEPQFRVTLKRTLGSAKVLACI, from the exons ATGGTGTCAGTTACAATGG CTACATCTGAGTGGATTCAGTTTTTTAAGGAAGCTGGGATTCCTCCAGGCCCTGCTGTCAACTATGCGGTTATGTTTGTGGATAACAG AATCCAGAAGAACATGCTGCTGGACCTGAACAAGGAGATCATGAATGAGCTAGGGATCACGGTGGTGGGGGATATTATCGCTATCCTCAAGCACGCCAAAGTTGTTTACAGACAG GAGATGTGCAAGGCAGCTACTGAATCGGTGTCCTCCCACCAGCCAAGTGCGCAGTCCGAGCGCCGCAGGAGCGCCGCCAGCG CTGCCACCCGTATGATCGCTAACAGTTTAAGCCGAGATTCGCCACCTGCTACCCCTGTCCGAAGACCCGACACCAATACGTCCAAAATCTCTGTTACTGTGTCCAACAAAATGGCTGTGAAGAACGCAAAAGCAG CTTTGTGCGATCCAGCGGACGAGAGCCTGGTGGGCCCGGTGAAGCGGCGGCGAGTTACAGCGGAGATGGAAGGGAAGTACATCATCAACATGCCAAAAGGTACCACGCCCAGGACTAAGAAAATCCTGGAACAGCAGGCAGCAAAAG GTGTACCCAGGACGTCTGTGTTTGACCGGCTGGGAGCTGAGATGAAGGCAGACACAACCACTGGGAATAAG CCTACAGGGGTCTTCAGCCGACTAGGGGACGCACTGGAGGCAGAGGAGGATAAAGCCACAGAGAGCGACGATGACTGCTCCGTCCTGCAGTATGCTGGGGTCCTGAAGAAGCTCTCCAAGCCTTTACGCAAGGAAAGTGCCAAACCAGGAGTAACCATCAAAGCAAAAGCCACGAGCTCGGAGGCAAAACCAGCTGTGACGACCATTCGGCgacttggcaacaagagcactaGCCTGGCAGCGAAGGAAAAGAAGCCGGAATCAGCGTCCAAAGTCAGTGTCGTACAGAGACTGGGCAAGCCCGCGCTGCCCACTGaggcccaggacagcagtgtcaCCAGCACGAAGAACAAAGCTGAGCCGCAATTCAGGGTCACTCTAAAGAGGACTTTGGGTAGCGCTAAG GTTCTTGCCTGTATCTAG
- the C23H19orf47 gene encoding uncharacterized protein C19orf47 homolog isoform X7 gives MVSVTMATSEWIQFFKEAGIPPGPAVNYAVMFVDNRIQKNMLLDLNKEIMNELGITVVGDIIAILKHAKVVYRQEMCKAATESVSSHQPSAQSERRRSAASAATRMIANSLSRDSPPATPVRRPDTNTSKISVTVSNKMAVKNAKAALCDPADESLVGPVKRRRVTAEMEGKYIINMPKGVPRTSVFDRLGAEMKADTTTGNKPTGVFSRLGDALEAEEDKATESDDDCSVLQYAGVLKKLSKPLRKESAKPGVTIKAKATSSEAKPAVTTIRRLGNKSTSLAAKEKKPESASKVSVVQRLGKPALPTEAQDSSVTSTKNKAEPQFRVTLKRTLGSAKVLACI, from the exons ATGGTGTCAGTTACAATGG CTACATCTGAGTGGATTCAGTTTTTTAAGGAAGCTGGGATTCCTCCAGGCCCTGCTGTCAACTATGCGGTTATGTTTGTGGATAACAG AATCCAGAAGAACATGCTGCTGGACCTGAACAAGGAGATCATGAATGAGCTAGGGATCACGGTGGTGGGGGATATTATCGCTATCCTCAAGCACGCCAAAGTTGTTTACAGACAG GAGATGTGCAAGGCAGCTACTGAATCGGTGTCCTCCCACCAGCCAAGTGCGCAGTCCGAGCGCCGCAGGAGCGCCGCCAGCG CTGCCACCCGTATGATCGCTAACAGTTTAAGCCGAGATTCGCCACCTGCTACCCCTGTCCGAAGACCCGACACCAATACGTCCAAAATCTCTGTTACTGTGTCCAACAAAATGGCTGTGAAGAACGCAAAAGCAG CTTTGTGCGATCCAGCGGACGAGAGCCTGGTGGGCCCGGTGAAGCGGCGGCGAGTTACAGCGGAGATGGAAGGGAAGTACATCATCAACATGCCAAAAG GTGTACCCAGGACGTCTGTGTTTGACCGGCTGGGAGCTGAGATGAAGGCAGACACAACCACTGGGAATAAG CCTACAGGGGTCTTCAGCCGACTAGGGGACGCACTGGAGGCAGAGGAGGATAAAGCCACAGAGAGCGACGATGACTGCTCCGTCCTGCAGTATGCTGGGGTCCTGAAGAAGCTCTCCAAGCCTTTACGCAAGGAAAGTGCCAAACCAGGAGTAACCATCAAAGCAAAAGCCACGAGCTCGGAGGCAAAACCAGCTGTGACGACCATTCGGCgacttggcaacaagagcactaGCCTGGCAGCGAAGGAAAAGAAGCCGGAATCAGCGTCCAAAGTCAGTGTCGTACAGAGACTGGGCAAGCCCGCGCTGCCCACTGaggcccaggacagcagtgtcaCCAGCACGAAGAACAAAGCTGAGCCGCAATTCAGGGTCACTCTAAAGAGGACTTTGGGTAGCGCTAAG GTTCTTGCCTGTATCTAG
- the C23H19orf47 gene encoding uncharacterized protein C19orf47 homolog isoform X5: MVSVTMATSEWIQFFKEAGIPPGPAVNYAVMFVDNRIQKNMLLDLNKEIMNELGITVVGDIIAILKHAKVVYRQEMCKAATESVSSHQPSAQSERRRSAASAATRMIANSLSRDSPPATPVRRPDTNTSKISVTVSNKMAVKNAKAALCDPADESLVGPVKRRRVTAEMEGKYIINMPKGTTPRTKKILEQQAAKGTTGVPRTSVFDRLGAEMKADTTTGNKPTGVFSRLGDALEAEEDKATESDDDCSVLQYAGVLKKLSKPLRKESAKPGVTIKAKATSSEAKPAVTTIRRLGNKSTSLAAKEKKPESASKVSVVQRLGKPALPTEAQDSSVTSTKNKAEPQFRVTLKRTLGSAKVLACI; encoded by the exons ATGGTGTCAGTTACAATGG CTACATCTGAGTGGATTCAGTTTTTTAAGGAAGCTGGGATTCCTCCAGGCCCTGCTGTCAACTATGCGGTTATGTTTGTGGATAACAG AATCCAGAAGAACATGCTGCTGGACCTGAACAAGGAGATCATGAATGAGCTAGGGATCACGGTGGTGGGGGATATTATCGCTATCCTCAAGCACGCCAAAGTTGTTTACAGACAG GAGATGTGCAAGGCAGCTACTGAATCGGTGTCCTCCCACCAGCCAAGTGCGCAGTCCGAGCGCCGCAGGAGCGCCGCCAGCG CTGCCACCCGTATGATCGCTAACAGTTTAAGCCGAGATTCGCCACCTGCTACCCCTGTCCGAAGACCCGACACCAATACGTCCAAAATCTCTGTTACTGTGTCCAACAAAATGGCTGTGAAGAACGCAAAAGCAG CTTTGTGCGATCCAGCGGACGAGAGCCTGGTGGGCCCGGTGAAGCGGCGGCGAGTTACAGCGGAGATGGAAGGGAAGTACATCATCAACATGCCAAAAGGTACCACGCCCAGGACTAAGAAAATCCTGGAACAGCAGGCAGCAAAAGGTACCACTG GTGTACCCAGGACGTCTGTGTTTGACCGGCTGGGAGCTGAGATGAAGGCAGACACAACCACTGGGAATAAG CCTACAGGGGTCTTCAGCCGACTAGGGGACGCACTGGAGGCAGAGGAGGATAAAGCCACAGAGAGCGACGATGACTGCTCCGTCCTGCAGTATGCTGGGGTCCTGAAGAAGCTCTCCAAGCCTTTACGCAAGGAAAGTGCCAAACCAGGAGTAACCATCAAAGCAAAAGCCACGAGCTCGGAGGCAAAACCAGCTGTGACGACCATTCGGCgacttggcaacaagagcactaGCCTGGCAGCGAAGGAAAAGAAGCCGGAATCAGCGTCCAAAGTCAGTGTCGTACAGAGACTGGGCAAGCCCGCGCTGCCCACTGaggcccaggacagcagtgtcaCCAGCACGAAGAACAAAGCTGAGCCGCAATTCAGGGTCACTCTAAAGAGGACTTTGGGTAGCGCTAAG GTTCTTGCCTGTATCTAG
- the C23H19orf47 gene encoding uncharacterized protein C19orf47 homolog isoform X1, translating into MVSVTMATSEWIQFFKEAGIPPGPAVNYAVMFVDNRIQKNMLLDLNKEIMNELGITVVGDIIAILKHAKVVYRQEMCKAATESVSSHQPSAQSERRRSAASAATRMIANSLSRDSPPATPVRRPDTNTSKISVTVSNKMAVKNAKAALCDPADESLVGPVKRRRVTAEMEGKYIINMPKGTTPRTKKILEQQAAKGTTGVPRTSVFDRLGAEMKADTTTGNKPTGVFSRLGDALEAEEDKATESDDDCSVLQYAGVLKKLSKPLRKESAKPGVTIKAKATSSEAKPAVTTIRRLGNKSTSLAAKEKKPESASKVSVVQRLGKPALPTEAQDSSVTSTKNKAEPQFRVTLKRTLGSAKVSSTSEIYSAQMDNTGTVSVFKRLGKKAN; encoded by the exons ATGGTGTCAGTTACAATGG CTACATCTGAGTGGATTCAGTTTTTTAAGGAAGCTGGGATTCCTCCAGGCCCTGCTGTCAACTATGCGGTTATGTTTGTGGATAACAG AATCCAGAAGAACATGCTGCTGGACCTGAACAAGGAGATCATGAATGAGCTAGGGATCACGGTGGTGGGGGATATTATCGCTATCCTCAAGCACGCCAAAGTTGTTTACAGACAG GAGATGTGCAAGGCAGCTACTGAATCGGTGTCCTCCCACCAGCCAAGTGCGCAGTCCGAGCGCCGCAGGAGCGCCGCCAGCG CTGCCACCCGTATGATCGCTAACAGTTTAAGCCGAGATTCGCCACCTGCTACCCCTGTCCGAAGACCCGACACCAATACGTCCAAAATCTCTGTTACTGTGTCCAACAAAATGGCTGTGAAGAACGCAAAAGCAG CTTTGTGCGATCCAGCGGACGAGAGCCTGGTGGGCCCGGTGAAGCGGCGGCGAGTTACAGCGGAGATGGAAGGGAAGTACATCATCAACATGCCAAAAGGTACCACGCCCAGGACTAAGAAAATCCTGGAACAGCAGGCAGCAAAAGGTACCACTG GTGTACCCAGGACGTCTGTGTTTGACCGGCTGGGAGCTGAGATGAAGGCAGACACAACCACTGGGAATAAG CCTACAGGGGTCTTCAGCCGACTAGGGGACGCACTGGAGGCAGAGGAGGATAAAGCCACAGAGAGCGACGATGACTGCTCCGTCCTGCAGTATGCTGGGGTCCTGAAGAAGCTCTCCAAGCCTTTACGCAAGGAAAGTGCCAAACCAGGAGTAACCATCAAAGCAAAAGCCACGAGCTCGGAGGCAAAACCAGCTGTGACGACCATTCGGCgacttggcaacaagagcactaGCCTGGCAGCGAAGGAAAAGAAGCCGGAATCAGCGTCCAAAGTCAGTGTCGTACAGAGACTGGGCAAGCCCGCGCTGCCCACTGaggcccaggacagcagtgtcaCCAGCACGAAGAACAAAGCTGAGCCGCAATTCAGGGTCACTCTAAAGAGGACTTTGGGTAGCGCTAAGGTAAGCAGCACCAGCGAAATCTATAGTGCTCAGATGGACAATACAGGGACTGTTAGTGTCTTTAAAAGACTGGGCAAGAAGGCAAACTGA
- the C23H19orf47 gene encoding uncharacterized protein C19orf47 homolog isoform X8, whose amino-acid sequence MCKAATESVSSHQPSAQSERRRSAASAATRMIANSLSRDSPPATPVRRPDTNTSKISVTVSNKMAVKNAKAALCDPADESLVGPVKRRRVTAEMEGKYIINMPKGTTPRTKKILEQQAAKGTTGVPRTSVFDRLGAEMKADTTTGNKPTGVFSRLGDALEAEEDKATESDDDCSVLQYAGVLKKLSKPLRKESAKPGVTIKAKATSSEAKPAVTTIRRLGNKSTSLAAKEKKPESASKVSVVQRLGKPALPTEAQDSSVTSTKNKAEPQFRVTLKRTLGSAKVSSTSEIYSAQMDNTGTVSVFKRLGKKAN is encoded by the exons ATGTGCAAGGCAGCTACTGAATCGGTGTCCTCCCACCAGCCAAGTGCGCAGTCCGAGCGCCGCAGGAGCGCCGCCAGCG CTGCCACCCGTATGATCGCTAACAGTTTAAGCCGAGATTCGCCACCTGCTACCCCTGTCCGAAGACCCGACACCAATACGTCCAAAATCTCTGTTACTGTGTCCAACAAAATGGCTGTGAAGAACGCAAAAGCAG CTTTGTGCGATCCAGCGGACGAGAGCCTGGTGGGCCCGGTGAAGCGGCGGCGAGTTACAGCGGAGATGGAAGGGAAGTACATCATCAACATGCCAAAAGGTACCACGCCCAGGACTAAGAAAATCCTGGAACAGCAGGCAGCAAAAGGTACCACTG GTGTACCCAGGACGTCTGTGTTTGACCGGCTGGGAGCTGAGATGAAGGCAGACACAACCACTGGGAATAAG CCTACAGGGGTCTTCAGCCGACTAGGGGACGCACTGGAGGCAGAGGAGGATAAAGCCACAGAGAGCGACGATGACTGCTCCGTCCTGCAGTATGCTGGGGTCCTGAAGAAGCTCTCCAAGCCTTTACGCAAGGAAAGTGCCAAACCAGGAGTAACCATCAAAGCAAAAGCCACGAGCTCGGAGGCAAAACCAGCTGTGACGACCATTCGGCgacttggcaacaagagcactaGCCTGGCAGCGAAGGAAAAGAAGCCGGAATCAGCGTCCAAAGTCAGTGTCGTACAGAGACTGGGCAAGCCCGCGCTGCCCACTGaggcccaggacagcagtgtcaCCAGCACGAAGAACAAAGCTGAGCCGCAATTCAGGGTCACTCTAAAGAGGACTTTGGGTAGCGCTAAGGTAAGCAGCACCAGCGAAATCTATAGTGCTCAGATGGACAATACAGGGACTGTTAGTGTCTTTAAAAGACTGGGCAAGAAGGCAAACTGA